The following are encoded together in the Salvelinus fontinalis isolate EN_2023a chromosome 38, ASM2944872v1, whole genome shotgun sequence genome:
- the LOC129837322 gene encoding F-box/LRR-repeat protein 4-like isoform X1: MLTLLSMFYYICLRRRSRSGTRGEALTSRRAVESGQRATLPISVEVDQYAKEVLDFSSHYGSENSMSYTMWNLAGMPNVYPSSGDFTQTAVFRAYGTWWEQCASAPLPFRRTPKAFHSQDYIELAFEEPVYPTAVEVLETYHPGAVVQIMACSLNPFSQNPPTDVRWEVLWAEEPTKVLTPQARQFSPSIKQLSFPTNLIRVEVNSSLLKYYTELDAVVLRGQKERPILSLYKMPRIDICDLSDSDEELSDPGASIRQAGDGKHVNLGNGYFDKLPYELIQLIVSHLTLPDLCRLTQTCKLLHQHCCDPLQYIQLSLQPYWARLSDTSLGHLQGRCTLLQRLNLSWTGNRGALTLTGFSSFMKACGGSLVCLELSCCHFLSEPCLEVISQTCPGLQELNLSSCDRLHPQAFTHISKLTRLRRLVLYRTKIEQIAMLSILTFCIELRHLNLGSCVMIEDYDVVASMLAVRCRSLRSLDLWRCRNLTERGLAELAAGCRLLEELDLGWCSTLQSSSGCFQHLARNLQCLRKLFLTANRTVCDSDIEELAANCPALQHLDILGTRMVSSSSLRKLLHACPKLLLLDVSFCAQVDARIVQELCGLFPNVAIKKSFTQ, from the exons ATGCTAACTCTTCTGAGCATGTTTTACTATATCTGTCTGCGGCGCCGGTCCAGGAGCGGAACCCGGGGTGAGGCGCTGACCAGCAGGCGTGCCGTGGAGTCAGGCCAGCGGGCTACCCTGCCCATCAGTGTGGAGGTGGACCAGTATGCCAAAG AGGTGCTGGACTTCAGCTCCCACTACGGCAGTGAGAACAGCATGTCGTACACAATGTGGAACCTGGCCGGCATGCCTAACGTCTACCCCAGCTCTGGGGACTTCACCCAGACGGCCGTGTTCAGGGCCTACGGGACGTGGTGGGAGCAGTGTGCCAGTGCGCCGCTGCCCTTCCGCCGCACGCCCAAGGCCTTCCACAGCCAGGACTACATCGAGCTGGCCTTCGAGGAACCCGTCTACCCCACAGCTGTGGAGGTGCTGGAGACCTACCACCCGGGGGCTGTCGTCCAGATCATGGCCTGCTCCCTCAACCCCTTCTCCCAGAACCCTCCCACCGATGTCCG TTGGGAGGTGTTGTGGGCCGAGGAGCCCACCAAGGTGCTGACCCCCCAGGCCAGGCAGTTCTCCCCCAGCATCAAGCAGCTGAGCTTCCCCACCAACTTGATCCGCGTGGAGGTCAACAGCTCCCTGCTAAAGTACTACACGGAGCTGGACGCCGTCGTCCTGCGCGGCCAGAAAGAGAGGCCCATCCTCTCCCTTTATAAGATGCCCAGGATCGACATCTGTGACCTGAGTGACAGCGATGAGGAGCTGTCTGACCCGGGAGCCTCGATCAGACAGGCCGGGGATGGCAAGCACGTTAACCTGGGGAATGGATACTTTGATAAACTGCCCTACGAG TTGATCCAGCTGATAGTTAGCCACTTGACCCTGCCCGACCTGTGTCGCCTGACCCAGACCTGTAAGCTACTCCACCAGCACTGCTGTGACCCCCTCCAGTACATCCAGCTGAGCCTGCAGCCATACTGGGCTCGCCTCAGTGACACCTCCCTGGGCCACCTGCAGGGCCGCTGCACCCTGCTCCAGAGGCTCAACCTCTCCTGGACCGGCAACCGTGGAGCCCTCACCCTCACCGGCTTCAGCAg cttCATGAAGGCGTGCGGTGGGAGCCTGGTGTGTCTGGAGCTGTCGTGTTGTCACTTCCTGAGTGAACCGTGTCTGGAGGTCATCTCCCAGACGTGTCCCGGGCTGCAGGAGCTCAACCTGTCCTCGTGCGACCGCCTCCACCCGCAGGCCTTCACACACATCTCCAAGCTCACCCGCCTGCGCAGGCTAGTGCTCTACCGCACAAAGATagag CAAATAGCCATGTTGAGCATCCTAACCTTCTGTATTGAGCTGAGACACCTCAACCTGGGCAGCTGTGTGATG ATAGAGGACTATGACGTAGTGGCCAGCATGCTGGCTGTCCGCTGCCGCTCACTGCGCTCCCTGGACCTGTGGCGCTGCAGAAACCTGACGGAGCGTGGCCTGGCCGAGCTGGCTGCAGGATGCAGATTACTGGaggagctggacctgggctgGTGCTCCACACTGCAGAGCAGCTCGGGCTGCTTCCAGCACCTGGCCCGCAACCTGCAGTGCCTGAGGAAGCTCTTCCTCACCGCCAACCGCACCGTGTGCGACTCGGACATTGAGGAGCTGGCTGCCAACTGCCCCGCACTGCAGCACCTCGACATACTGG GCACCCGGATGGTAAGCTCCTCCTCCCTGAGGAAGCTGCTGCATGCGTGTCCGAAGCTGCTCCTCCTGGACGTGTCCTTCTGCGCGCAGGTGGACGCCCGCATTGTCCAAGAGCTCTGCGGACTCTTCCCCAACGTGGCCATCAAGAAGAGCTTTACCCAGTGA
- the LOC129837322 gene encoding F-box/LRR-repeat protein 4-like isoform X2: protein MPKVLDFSSHYGSENSMSYTMWNLAGMPNVYPSSGDFTQTAVFRAYGTWWEQCASAPLPFRRTPKAFHSQDYIELAFEEPVYPTAVEVLETYHPGAVVQIMACSLNPFSQNPPTDVRWEVLWAEEPTKVLTPQARQFSPSIKQLSFPTNLIRVEVNSSLLKYYTELDAVVLRGQKERPILSLYKMPRIDICDLSDSDEELSDPGASIRQAGDGKHVNLGNGYFDKLPYELIQLIVSHLTLPDLCRLTQTCKLLHQHCCDPLQYIQLSLQPYWARLSDTSLGHLQGRCTLLQRLNLSWTGNRGALTLTGFSSFMKACGGSLVCLELSCCHFLSEPCLEVISQTCPGLQELNLSSCDRLHPQAFTHISKLTRLRRLVLYRTKIEQIAMLSILTFCIELRHLNLGSCVMIEDYDVVASMLAVRCRSLRSLDLWRCRNLTERGLAELAAGCRLLEELDLGWCSTLQSSSGCFQHLARNLQCLRKLFLTANRTVCDSDIEELAANCPALQHLDILGTRMVSSSSLRKLLHACPKLLLLDVSFCAQVDARIVQELCGLFPNVAIKKSFTQ from the exons ATGCCAAAG GTGCTGGACTTCAGCTCCCACTACGGCAGTGAGAACAGCATGTCGTACACAATGTGGAACCTGGCCGGCATGCCTAACGTCTACCCCAGCTCTGGGGACTTCACCCAGACGGCCGTGTTCAGGGCCTACGGGACGTGGTGGGAGCAGTGTGCCAGTGCGCCGCTGCCCTTCCGCCGCACGCCCAAGGCCTTCCACAGCCAGGACTACATCGAGCTGGCCTTCGAGGAACCCGTCTACCCCACAGCTGTGGAGGTGCTGGAGACCTACCACCCGGGGGCTGTCGTCCAGATCATGGCCTGCTCCCTCAACCCCTTCTCCCAGAACCCTCCCACCGATGTCCG TTGGGAGGTGTTGTGGGCCGAGGAGCCCACCAAGGTGCTGACCCCCCAGGCCAGGCAGTTCTCCCCCAGCATCAAGCAGCTGAGCTTCCCCACCAACTTGATCCGCGTGGAGGTCAACAGCTCCCTGCTAAAGTACTACACGGAGCTGGACGCCGTCGTCCTGCGCGGCCAGAAAGAGAGGCCCATCCTCTCCCTTTATAAGATGCCCAGGATCGACATCTGTGACCTGAGTGACAGCGATGAGGAGCTGTCTGACCCGGGAGCCTCGATCAGACAGGCCGGGGATGGCAAGCACGTTAACCTGGGGAATGGATACTTTGATAAACTGCCCTACGAG TTGATCCAGCTGATAGTTAGCCACTTGACCCTGCCCGACCTGTGTCGCCTGACCCAGACCTGTAAGCTACTCCACCAGCACTGCTGTGACCCCCTCCAGTACATCCAGCTGAGCCTGCAGCCATACTGGGCTCGCCTCAGTGACACCTCCCTGGGCCACCTGCAGGGCCGCTGCACCCTGCTCCAGAGGCTCAACCTCTCCTGGACCGGCAACCGTGGAGCCCTCACCCTCACCGGCTTCAGCAg cttCATGAAGGCGTGCGGTGGGAGCCTGGTGTGTCTGGAGCTGTCGTGTTGTCACTTCCTGAGTGAACCGTGTCTGGAGGTCATCTCCCAGACGTGTCCCGGGCTGCAGGAGCTCAACCTGTCCTCGTGCGACCGCCTCCACCCGCAGGCCTTCACACACATCTCCAAGCTCACCCGCCTGCGCAGGCTAGTGCTCTACCGCACAAAGATagag CAAATAGCCATGTTGAGCATCCTAACCTTCTGTATTGAGCTGAGACACCTCAACCTGGGCAGCTGTGTGATG ATAGAGGACTATGACGTAGTGGCCAGCATGCTGGCTGTCCGCTGCCGCTCACTGCGCTCCCTGGACCTGTGGCGCTGCAGAAACCTGACGGAGCGTGGCCTGGCCGAGCTGGCTGCAGGATGCAGATTACTGGaggagctggacctgggctgGTGCTCCACACTGCAGAGCAGCTCGGGCTGCTTCCAGCACCTGGCCCGCAACCTGCAGTGCCTGAGGAAGCTCTTCCTCACCGCCAACCGCACCGTGTGCGACTCGGACATTGAGGAGCTGGCTGCCAACTGCCCCGCACTGCAGCACCTCGACATACTGG GCACCCGGATGGTAAGCTCCTCCTCCCTGAGGAAGCTGCTGCATGCGTGTCCGAAGCTGCTCCTCCTGGACGTGTCCTTCTGCGCGCAGGTGGACGCCCGCATTGTCCAAGAGCTCTGCGGACTCTTCCCCAACGTGGCCATCAAGAAGAGCTTTACCCAGTGA